The nucleotide sequence AGTGGGCTAGCCGTCATAGTTTTCAATTTTGCTTCTTCCTTGATTATTCTAATAGATTCTAGACTTGACTATTCTAATACATTCTAGACTTTATTATCCTAGATTATTCTAGACTAGACTTGATTAACTTAATGGACAAGGTTAATCAACTATAAATAGGGATGTAATAGGAAGATTGTAATAAGAGTTTTTCTATAATTGGAGAAGGATTTCCAATAAGTTCTTGTTCTTAAATTTTACTATTCTGTCTTCATAATCTGGTACCAAATTTCTTCAGTTTGAACGTGTTTTTTTACATTTATTGTGTAATTTTTATCAGATAATTACCTTTTAGAAGTGAGATCTAGTAAGCAGTGTTTATATGATGCTTATTGTTTGTAATAACCAGATAATGAGTTGCATTAGTATTTCACGCGTTCCAATTTTTAATAAATGACGCATAAAATGACCAATTCTTATTATCTTATAGAAAAAAGAAAAAATGTTGAGTGAGATTGGAGTAATAGTCTAAAATAGGGAAAACGAATAATTAATTAGGTAAATTAGGttcattttgtaaaaaaaaaaaaaaaaaaaaggtttgttGCAGTTTGTGAAAAACTAAATCAGAAAGTCAGAAGCAAAAAATGTTTATGTAAAACattttcaaaatggaagcttgaacCTACATTTTTAATATATAGTAACACTAACAGGTAATCTTGTACTACCTTCGAAGCAAAAACGAAAGCAAATTTGAATCCATGGGTTGTTGAGAAGAATTGCTATAATGAGCATATCCGGAAAAAACATCATAGCATACGGTAAGAACAGTATAAAGAATTATCTCCTTTTCCGCCTGGGTAGCCTGCTGCCTTGATCTTCTTCCATCATGATGAAACTTGGACCTAAGTGGTGCGTAGAAATCGAGCCATCCAATTTCATCTACAACCACCTGAAATCACAATACACATAACCAACATCGTATAACACTGTAGTAGTATGAGAAACAAATTATCCAACAAACTTCAATGAATAGCTGATACTCAGGTAAGGAATTAAATTCGGGACGAATATACAAGCTACCACACTCCAAGTAGCTGCAAATTGTTAAAGTTCGAAGTTTTCAAAATATGTTCAGTTTTTAAAAAGTAAATGTCTAAAAAACTGAACAATCTACCTGAGAAAGTCCTTTATTTgctcatcaagatcctttatgtgCATTTCTGATAAAAATAATCTTGTCTCTCTTCCCAGATAAGCAAAAATCCCAAGAGTAGCTAAAATAGTCTCTTCAATCTGTAAAAGTACTATTTATACTTGAAGATGGTATGTTTTTTATGAACAATTAAAAGTAATTTTGATACGATAACTATTTGTTTTGGGGCTCGGTCATATGCAATTATCTAGGATACTTCCAAAGATAAGAGTTTAATGCAACTGACCTTGTCACTGATTGCCAGTTTGTGTGTTATTACGCTTTCTCTATGAAATGCTACCAGAAGTTTTTTCTGGACCAATCCAATCCAAAATTCCACATCTTCAATATTCTTATTTGGTAAAACCTTTTTACCAAAATGCAACAAAAAATCACCTTCAAAGCCCGCCTCGAGTGCCAAATGATGTAACTTATTTACTGTCACAAGACTGCATGATAAGTCCATAAGCTCCACCAAGACATCATCAATAGACTCTGTGAACAAAGAGTAAGCAATACGGCCTGATCCCACCTTTTTAACTGCAGTACAACAGCTTATAGCCAGAATGACTCCTGCAATACCACTGAATGATTTTGTTTTACATGTCTCCTATCTTAGTACATAACTAAAAATCATAATTTGTAAGGGTAAATGAATATTAGACGATTCAAATTCAGATTTTACTTGCATACCTTCCAGCATATTCCACTGACCACTTCTTGAATAGTGGGATAAATGATCCTGCAATACGTGGAAGCTCAACGGTTCTTAACCACTGCACCAATTCGGGATGCTTGGCATTCAACTGATTCTCAATAAACTCTCCCAACAACAATGTCTTAGCAGACAAACTGAGTAAAAGCATAAATATGATGTTAAGCCACAATATCACATGGTAGTTTGCAATATTAAAATgtggaaaagaaataagaaaaataTGCAATTTGTCCATAATAAGAAAGGGCAAACAATTGTAACACTGAAAGGGAAAGAATGTTTAAGGCCTCATCTTAACCAAAAAGGCAAAAACTTCCAAAATTGTACTTACATTTCACTTACAGGACTGCTGCAACGCTTTTGAGAAAGAAACAACTCTACTTCAATCACAGATTTCAATAAAGCATATACTGCTACCTGTAATATAATAATGCAAACTGATTAGTTTACGATATTGACTATGGTTATTTGAATATTAGAAAACAAGTATGCTGTAAATGAAACTCTTTTCAGACCACCTGATATGCCATGCGTTTATGCCATGCGTGCACGTCTACTCCATTCCACGCATTTGCAAGCTCGGGCCCACTCTTAGAAAATTCAAGAGTTCGAATTGCATGAGAAAAGCTTCTGGCAGATTCATGCAATACACATACAAGACAATTAACACGGTTAAGTTCCAATTCATCTGTGTGTGTTACTTCCACTGAAGAGTTATCCTTTGTAATGACTCTATCTCTGCCTGAAGAAGCAACAGATGATAATGATCTTGACGAAGACCGACTTAGTGTTATCGTTTGAGATGAAACACAATGTCCAAAATGGAACCCTTGCAAAATGTTATTCGTCGAATATACATCATTCTCTAGCCCTTTTACACAGTAAGATGAATAAGCCGTGAATTTTGCACTTTCATCTGATCCAGCAGATTCCCTGTGACACAATACTATAGCGAATGATCCTCTACTATCCATACTTATATTAAGGATTTGTTTTAGGGTTAAAGCTATAAATACGCTATATACTTTCACTTTTGTTTCAATGTAGTCTGCGAGtgtaggtcacatactttcaaaaagtgttctaATGTAGGTTATTGGTGACCGGTTACCCGTTGAACCGGTAAAATCAAATTTTTAGcatattttttttaatttgataTGGCGGCAAATAGGTTATATACTTTCATTTatgttccgatgtaggctatatacaaTAATGATTTGTTCCAATGTATCACTAACTACATTCTCCAAAAAGATGCCACGTCAACTCGTTTTTCTTTTATCCGTTTAATAAGTTCAGTGCGTTCATATTagcacactttttgaaagtataaagCATACACTGGCATTTTATTGTGTATATAGCCTACACTGGAACAAAAGTGAAAGTATATAGCGTATTTATAGCTTTAATCCTTTGTTTTAAAACATATACTCCGTAACTAATAACTAATTTTCATTCATATCGCTCCAGAAAGCTAATAGCTATATTCAGTCATTTCATATTAAACTGATCGATCAAAATTAGTATCTCATTTAAACATACGAATCAATCATGTAATTAAAGACATTATCCAGTTTGTTATCCAAATTTAGCTCAATCTTCAAATGTACATATAATTGCTCAGATTAAAACATACAGCCGTAATACAATTAATTAAACAGTATTCGGACTCAACTCAATTACTGAATGTAGCAATCAGATAAGTTACAGAAATCAGTAAATGAACCCTAGAACGTATAAATCGGTCGAATACGATGTTAATTAGAGTGAAATTAAGGAAATGAAGTACGGAATTGAAAAATATAGTGAGGAAGAAAGAGATCTTACAGGTAATGAGGtgagaaattgtttgattgaaataCAAATCGAGAAACCATTGAAGAAAGAGGAAAAATTGAAGGGTTTGGTGGTAAGGTGGTGGTTGGTTTGGTTTGGTAGTATGGTGGGAATCCATAGAGGCAACACGCAGTGAAAGGTGGGCTGATTGTAATTTtgattattttaatatttatttattgatttattattatttatattatttaataattaaaattatattttatatatttgtattatatttatcagtgttgtaaaagtcggccgaaggCCGATGCgttggccgatgcgtcgtttttttgggttctccgtcccgtttttctgaaaacgactcgaaagacggtcaaagctaaaagttcggtcaaatacGGTCAAAGTTGgtgaaaaacggtcaaaatcattcaaatttttgtcaagatgtgatatgttttaaaattagggtacGTTTTCATTTTTTGgaccgctcttttctctgtgtccttactgattatgtactcggtaacattaattaagtttgaagtttgattgtatttaatttcaagttcttatttaagaaatttatggtacataatcaactattttatacatatataaataaatatttaagaaattatcaataaagtcaacgttggtcaacgaccgttgCGTCCCCGACTCGGGCGAcgtgtcctttttaggtctcgaccgatgcgtccccgactcgcaacTTTTACGACCTTGATATTTATGCTTACACTTATACTTATACTAGCATTTAAGAGCTCGTGCGTTCATAGACGGATCCAATGCATTAAGAGGGGGGGCGCTCGCCCCCGGTGAATTTCGAAATTTTAAtgcaaattttttcggtttttcgattttgcccccgtTGGGAAAaattttttgccccaaacccttcgtatttgccccaaaacctccatattttgcccaaaaaccttcaaattttgctaacaaaaactctatattttgccccaaaacctccatattttgcacaCACAAAAAATCCttacgttttaaaaaaaattcgcccccAGTGAAATTttttcctggatccgccactgcgtgcgttgcacggcgactcttaatcaaacaaactgGAATCGTACATGTTATATTAATTGACAGTATGATAAAAAGAGTATGAAAACTATTCTTGAGGTGAAATAAACATAATAGTTTAAAGAGTCCGTGCGGGCAAAATTCGGTTGGTTCTTTAAGTACTTTAGGTCGGAGTATGCTAGTAGTGAATAGCAAAATAACATATGCTTAATCAGCCCCCATTCATAGTTGTTTTTACTATTGTGATAAAAATGAGCATATTACTAAATGACAAGTGCAAAAGAATAATACAAATAGACAACATAAGAAACGAATGAataattaaaatacaaatatgCAACCAATATCATAATAAGTTAAACATCAGCAAGTTGAAAGGAGACTTTGATGAACTATCTTCTAATCAAAAATAACACTTCTCATTTGAAGCATATATAAGAGTAACATCACCACCTTCACACATATGGGAAAACATATTAGAACATATAAATTAAAACATAGAAAATAGTTGTGTGCATACGGATGAGAATTATTACGAAATAACCTGGAATGACTCTTCTTCTGGTACTGCATTTGCACGGTGCCAACGATGATTATTCTTGAAATTTCACTCAAAACGAACCCAAACCCGCAATATACATTTATAAATCTAAACGTTGAAGAAATGAAAAAAATTACAATCCCACGAATACTTGATATATCCTAAACACAAAACAAACGATACTCAATAATGTCAATGAACTTTGTAAACCCTTCATAGTTTACATCGTATACTGCACATATTATCCTAAAACGcaagttttttttctttttaatgtaGTCTCACCTTTTCATCACTTGAATCGAACAACAATGCATGATATGTCATCTTTACTTTCTCGATTcatgtaataacccgcctttttccgttaatttattttaacgccgtcttttttaaaaaaaaaaaatttatctttcgttatctaaattcgtatctcccGTTAATTAGCGTTTTCAATATTTCCGATATTTAATTATAACATATTCCGTTAGattgcgtatttaaaataattcgttcggttaattcacgcaccccttttttaaactcgagggactaaagttgccaaggggccaaactagttgactaggtcaactagtcaaaccccaccaccatcactcattcatcacctcccattttcttcttctttctaCTACTTCCACTTTTTGCTCTCAAACTCCcaattcactaaatcatcatctaaatccgacctaggaggctaacatcaaaacaaattgtacttttaaaatcctctcttcatcctctacattttggtaccaatttcatagcttggggtaagcttttcaaaaccTCTAATTTTCATAAActagacctttaaacttaaaagtgtgttagttagtgtttatggctcgagtctaacatgaatatgtgatttatttgctagatcttgttattttgcataaactagcatgaacttgaaaaagggtttgtttaatcttgagttttgagtgatttaatattgttaaatgttaaagctcatgtattaaaagtgttactagcatcattagcttcgttttggtatgtaggttgacttggaaaaacttcattaacataaaCGTTAAATTCATGATTc is from Rutidosis leptorrhynchoides isolate AG116_Rl617_1_P2 chromosome 10, CSIRO_AGI_Rlap_v1, whole genome shotgun sequence and encodes:
- the LOC139871268 gene encoding uncharacterized protein, translating into MDSRGSFAIVLCHRESAGSDESAKFTAYSSYCVKGLENDVYSTNNILQGFHFGHCVSSQTITLSRSSSRSLSSVASSGRDRVITKDNSSVEVTHTDELELNRVNCLVCVLHESARSFSHAIRTLEFSKSGPELANAWNGVDVHAWHKRMAYQVAVYALLKSVIEVELFLSQKRCSSPVSEILSAKTLLLGEFIENQLNAKHPELVQWLRTVELPRIAGSFIPLFKKWSVEYAGSGIAGVILAISCCTAVKKVGSGRIAYSLFTESIDDVLVELMDLSCSLVTVNKLHHLALEAGFEGDFLLHFGKKVLPNKNIEDVEFWIGLVQKKLLVAFHRESVITHKLAISDKIEETILATLGIFAYLGRETRLFLSEMHIKDLDEQIKDFLSYLECGSLYIRPEFNSLPEYQLFIEVVVDEIGWLDFYAPLRSKFHHDGRRSRQQATQAEKEIILYTVLTVCYDVFSGYAHYSNSSQQPMDSNLLSFLLRSQTLLSYCLEEYWAAYDKSGELMKFSEPSVQSNRGMTNSSVLLEAQQKPVDLMKRRTSQDGSTFRKGSSLAGGDPARHKERRGGTETKPFVERFVRDSTMKLVTVSNNISMGTRLLFIDIRDAFGLLVKQFRGNNITSRERRKLKRTLNDIATLIPITILMLIPVSAVGHAAMLAAINKYIPSMIPSPFSSQRLNLVKQLERTKKMEIESWVVEDSCQTKESKNNNEDKSYTVTTPS